A window of the Narcine bancroftii isolate sNarBan1 chromosome 4, sNarBan1.hap1, whole genome shotgun sequence genome harbors these coding sequences:
- the LOC138760783 gene encoding uncharacterized protein: protein MKNRRWLRQNWLLVAALSLFGIHSVTYLMQKFVKKSTQFHSELKKKSDDN, encoded by the coding sequence atgaagaacagaaggTGGTTACGACAAAACTGGCTTCTCGTGGCAGCACTGTCCTTATTTGGGATTCATTCAGTCACATACCTGATGCAGAAATTTGTAAAAAAATCAACGCAATTCCATTCAGAACTGAAGAAAAAGAGTGATGATAATTAA